Sequence from the candidate division WOR-3 bacterium genome:
TGCCTCAGTATGTCCGAGAGCCATTTCAAGTTTCGGTCTATCCGTGTGACCGTTGCTGGAACATTGTTGGAGGAAGCGGAGTACGGGTGAAGTTGAACTCCGAATTTCCCATCGAGTTCTTCCCTTCGGAGACAACGCTGGTTGATAGTGCGAATTTTCTTGTTCAATTTAATACCGCGGGTCCAAATCAGAACTTATGGGTTTACGATGTCGCCGGAGGGAATGAGTCTTACCGTACACGGCTGGACATCAAAGCCCGGGGTAGAAGTTTAGAGATTACGGCGCCGGATACGGTGGTAGCGGGTGAGACCGCTTTTATCCGGGTGGTAGTTCGGGATGCAAATCAACAGCCAATTACTGCCACGGTCTGCCGGTTTTCGGTAGTAAAGGGAAATGGTGATATGCTTGATGAGGCGTTGCTCACCGATACATCAGGTATTGCGATTGCCCGTTTTCTCTGTACCCGGGCGCGTTTTGCCGAGTTTGATACCATCAGGGTTGTTTCCGGTGCGGTTGAGTCGCTAATCGGGATATATGTAGACATTCCGGACAGCGCGGTGATGCTGGGCAAGGTTGTTGCCTTTCCCAATCCTTTTGGTTTCAACCGTGATGCGGCGGAGATTGTGTATTATCTCAACCGTTCCGGTGCGGTTGATGTGCGGATATTTGACCCATTTGGCAATGAAGTGGTCGGATGGCATTTTGCGGCTGGAGAACCAGGAGCGCGGGCAGGAATCAACCGGTTGATGTGGAATGGGAGAAATCGTAATGGACGTCGGGTTGCTTCGGGCGTATATGTTGTTCAAGTGGTTGGGCAGCTTCATACTGGCACGGTGTTTCGGAGTACCTACCGTTTAGGAGTGGTATGGTAAAAAACAGGACGGCGTGGGTTTGGTTTTTACTTTTGAGTGCGATTGTTCAGACTGTTATTGCTGGTGAAGGCGGTTTGCCCGGGGTATTCCTCAATTATGGTGCGGGGCCGCGGAGTCTGGGCATGGGCAAGGCTTTTGCCGCGGTTGCGGACGATGCTCAGGCGGTTTACTTTAATCCCGGAGGGCTGTTTCAGTTAAATACGCACGAGGTTCTTGTTGCCCATTCGCAACTTTATGGGGCGCGCATGGAGTATATCGCCTATACGATGCCAACAAAAGAGTTTGGAACATTTGGTGTTAGTATTTTGAATTACGGTGCCGAGGGACTGGAGTCGCGAACGCCGGAGAACTGGCAGTATCAATCAACCCTATTTGCCGAAAACGCCTATTTTGTTTCTTATGCCTACAATCCGTTTAATTTTCTGGGCGTAGGGGCAACCGCAAAACTGATAACAAAAAATCTGGCACAGTTTGCTGATGTGGGCATCGGTGCTGACTTTGGGCTACTGGCGCGAGCCGGAAAGATTTTCAGTTTTGGTCTTGTAGTGCAGAATGCGATTGAACCGGTTTTAACTTTGCACACCCTTTCGGACCGGTATCCGCGAACATTTCGGCTGGGAGCAGCGGCACACTTACTTGATGGTCGGGCGGTGATAACGGCTGATGTGACTTCGCCGCTACTGCGGGAGATTGATGAAAATACTAATAATCCAACCGACCGGTTAAAACTGGACTTGACTCCGCATGGTGGGGTGGAATTTCATATTGTACCCGATGTGATTGTGCAGCGCATCGGTATTGACCCCAATGAGATAAGTCTGGGTCTGGGAATTCACCAGGCTTGGGGCAAGATGGGGTTAGGTGTCGATTATGCGTTTTTGTTGCACCACCAATCGCAATTCCGGCTGGCACCTACTCATAAGATAGGAATATTTGTGGACTTTTCAGGCTTTCGGGTTTGGATTGATGCTCAACCAAAACTTTTTGCCCCAACACCCGAAGATAAAAACAATGTGTTGTGGATGGACATCAGGACTGTTTCCCGGGCACCGGTGAAGCGCTGGCAGATTATGATAAAAAACAGTTTTGGTGAGGTGGTGAGGAGTTATAGTGGCTGGGATGCACCACCACCGCGGATGTGGTGGGATGGGCTGGATGATGTTGGCCGACTGGTTTCCGATGGTAAGTACTACTACGACATTGTGGTTGTTGACCAGCGTAATTCTTCGCTTAGTTTTTCAGGTTTTCTTACGACGGTAAAGACCCGAGGTCCGCAAGGGAAAATTGAAATCAAGCCGGGCGAGTAGGAATGTCGATACTGTTACTGCTTATCTGGGGAGTTTTAACACCGCAGCAGACTCGGGAGTTAGCCCAAGAATACAATCGGATTCAGACATTGATTGAAGCTCGCAACTATCAAGATGCTATTAAAGGACTGAACCGCCTGGTGCGGGAGTTTGGGGCAAGTGAGTTTGGCGATGAACTTAATTTTGCGCTGGGAGAGTGTTATTTCAATCAGGGGGAATACCCACGGGCATTGAAGTTGTTTCAGAGTTTGCTGGAAAAGCCCCGTTACTCGTATATCAAGCCGGAAGCGATGTATGGTGCGAGTTTATGCTACATTATGATGGGCAACTATCGACAGGCGCAGGTGCTATTAGAAAAGCTGGCAAAGGAACCGGGGTACAATGCCGACCCCCGAACCAATTTTGCCCTGGGGGTACTCTATTATTTTCAGCGCTCTTATGAACAGGCAAGGGCTAACCTTGATGGGCTCGAGATGCCCGAAGCAAAGTTTTATCTTGGGAAATGTTATGCTCAACTGGGAAACCCAATGCGGGCGCTGGTTAAATTCAAAGAGGTGACCGATGCGGTGCCTAACACACCTCTGGCGTTGATGGCACATTTCAACGCTGGATTGGCGTTGTTTATCAATCGGGATTACGATGGTGCCCGAGCAAAGTTTCAATTTTTCCTTGACCAGTTTTCTTTTTCACCTTTAGCCGATTTTGCTCATTATTTTTTAGGGTGTGCCTTGATTGCTCAGAAACAGTACGCCGCGGCAATTGACCACCTTATGCCCCTGACCCGTTCCAGCAACAATTTCCTTGCGGCTCATGCCAACTACTTTATTGGCTATGCTCAATTGGCGCTGGGTAACGCTCAGGAGGCGGTTGAACGCTTCCAGCGGGTACGGTCCAACTACCCACGGACGATGGTTTCCAGTTATGCCCATCTGCAACTGGCAGCGGCGATGCTGGCAACGGCTGATACCGCACAAACACTTCTCGCAACCAGTCAGTTGAGCCGGATGTTTACAACAGGCGCGCTCTCGGGCGTAGGGAACTATCTATCGGGTGTGATTTATTATCAACTGGGAGATTATCGCAGTGCCGCTGAACAGTTTGAAAATATCCTTGTTAACTATTCCGGGACCGCATTACGCGAGCCCGCAGCCGCGATGCTGCTGATGGCACTCAATTCGAGCGGCCGATTTGACAACTGCGTTGCTTTGGGAACGAAGTATCTTGCCGATTATCCGGATGAAAAATCGGATTGGCGGCCGCGGATTTTGTACTCACTTGCGGAGGGTTTCTACTATACCCAGAAGTACAGCGAGGCGGATGACTACTACCAGCGGGCGTTCAACCATCCGGCTGGTGCCGAAATTGCCCCTTATGCCCGACTGGGACGCTGTTACGCCCTTTATCACCTGGGTCGGCTGAATGAGGCACTTTCCGGTTTTAAGGGATTGTTAAACGCCCGGTTGAGTGACACTTTATTCACGGTTAGCGCCTATCTGGGTTACGGTTACTGTCTATTTAATCAGGGCGAGTATTTGAAGGCGTTAGATGTTTTTGAGGCTTTGACCAATACATTTCCGGATGATTCACTGGCCGCGGTGCCGGGCTATTTTTACGCTGGTTACTGCTATTATCAGTTGAAGTATTACGGTCAGGCGGTTGATGCCTGGACGACCTTGATGAATCGGTTTCCCCTGAACAATCTCAAGGTTGCTGAAGCTGCCTTTCGAACCGGGGATACCTATTTCAAGGCGCTGGAGTACGACAAGGCGCTTGCCGCTTTTGGTTTTGTAATCGAGAAGTATCCGTTTTCGCAATTCGCGCCCGCTTCACAGGCACTAATCGCTCAATGCTATTACAATCGGCGGCAGTATCTCGATGCAATTCGGGAGTACCAGAAGTTTCTCGACCTGTACCCTTCCGATGCCCAGGTGCCTGGTGTTCGCAAAAGTTTGGAGATGAGTTATTATCTTGCCGGTCAGGAAGATTCAACTGTGATGCGGCAGTTTCTGGAACGTTTTCCGCAATCTGAAATGGCAGCCGAGGGTCAGTACGCTAAAGGAAAAGAGTTGTTTGATGCCGGTCGATTTGATGAGGCGATTGTTGAGTTGCAGAAAACGGTGGTTAATTTCCCTGGTTCTGGGGTTGCCGGTGATGCCCAGTTGTTGACCGCGGAAAGTTATGCGCAGTTGAAACAGTGGCCGGAAGCGGCTCAGGCATATCAAAAATTTCTCGATTATTTTCCGGAACATGAGCAGCGCAGCGGCGCGTTTTTCAATATGGGCATCGCCTATTTTAATGCCGGAGAGTACAAACGAGCGCTTCAGGCATTTCAGACCGTTGTTGACTCGTTTAGCGAGTCGGAATATGTGGAAAGTGCGAAAAAGAATATTGAAATTTGCAACAAACGGCTGGGCGCCGGTCAGTACGACACACCAGCCGAGGAAGGCGAATCGGGTGCATCGCCCCCGTCGCCAGAAGATGTCAATCCATCAACAGGAGGGGAGAAAAAACCATGATAATGGGTCAGAGTATAGTTCAGATTTTCAAGAGCAGTTTGGTAATGGTGATTCTGCTTATTACATCAATCGCGGCGCTGGCACTGATTCTTGAGCGGTTCTGGTATTTTACACGCAATAGGTTTAATCCGGCAAAAGGGCTTGCGGAGTTGCGACGCATTCTGGCGCAAAATGGACTGCCTCAAGCGCTTGATTGGAGTAAAAGACAGAACAATCCCTTGGGACGGCTGTTTGTGGTGGCGTTAGAAAATCATACATTGAGCGGGGAGGAGCTATCGGATTTGCTCTACAGTTTGATCCTTGAAGAGCGGATTCGTTATGAGAGGTTATTAGGTGGTATGGGAACGCTGGCGAATGCGGCAACACTGCTTGGGCTTTTGGGCACAGTTACCGGGCTAATTGGAGCCTTTGGTAATATCGCTCTTACCGGTTCAGGTGGACCAGCGGTCGTATCCAAAGGGATTGCCGAGGCTTTGTTTACCACCGCCTTTGGACTTTTCATCGGGATTCCGGTTCTGTTCTTTTACAACTACTTTTCCAAAAAGTCTTCGGACCTGACAATGGCGCTGGAAAGTGTTGCTGAACGGCTGGTAGTGATGCTGGGTCGATACAAACAACCGCAGCGAGTCGAGCGGCCTGTGGAAACTAAACCGGTGCCATCTCCTTCGGTGGTACAGCCTGAGGTTAGCGAGGATACAACCTGGAAGTTCTAATGCGACGCCGGACCAGGGTTGAATCGTATCGCAATTCCGGACTGATATTGAACTCGCTGGTAGATATTGCGCTGTCCCTGGTTATTGCCTTTATCGTTTCAATGCCGATTTTCTTTGAGTCCGGTATTTTCGTTTCGGCACCCGGTGCGGCACGTGCGGCAGCGAATGAACCGGGTTCGGATATCAAGGCGAATATTTTGATTACCAACGACGGTCGGATAATTTTGAATGAAGCCCAGGTGTCTTACGAAAATCTTTCCGAACTGTTGCCGCGCTTATTACAGCGGAGTGTAGAACGACGTGTCATCGTAGCGGCTGAGGAGCAGGTTAAATATGACCGGGTGATGCAGGTCCTTGACCTGGCGAAACAATGTGGTGCGGCTGATGTTGCGCTTTTAAGGACAAGGAGGGTCAAATGAAAAAGGAAGCACCTAACATTGATATTCTGCCGATGGCTTGTGTCGGGTTAATTCTTGTTCTGGTTATGATGATGGTAGCACCCATGGTTCTGACCCACAATGCTACACCGGTGGATGTGCCGCAAACTCATACCGCAGAACGAAAAACAGAAAACGATGTTACTATTACCTATACCGCGGATGGGCGTCTTTATTTCAACGATGAACCGGTTGCTGACTTTGATGAGTTGTATAGCCGGATTTCGAACGAGATAACCCGTGACCCTTATGTTCTCGTGGTGGTGCGAGCGGATAAAGAGTGTCTCCATTCATCGGTTCTTGACATTCTCGCCTGCGCCCGTCGGGCCGGTGCCTCGCGCATCGCCTGTGCAACTAAAAAAATAGCCCAAGGGGGATAAATGTTTGCTGAGCGCCGCAATTGGACACTGGAAATTACGCTACTAATTTCGGCGGTGCTTCATCTGTCGGGCATAATCTTGTTTTCCCGTTCCCGACCTGCAACCAGTTCCGGTCTCGATTTGCAAGAAGTAAGTTTTATGGATGTTACTTACCGACCCGAAGTGGCGAAAGTTGTGGCTTCAAATCCGACACCAGCTGGAGGCGGAAGTGGTGAAATTTCTGAAGGTGCGACCGCGACCTACGCTTCGGGCGTGGCAGCCGAAGAGGTGGCCCCGCTGGATATGACCGCAACGCTGGAGCGTTCAACATCACAGGCAAAGATTGAGCTGGACCGGTATGAACT
This genomic interval carries:
- a CDS encoding tetratricopeptide repeat protein — protein: MSILLLLIWGVLTPQQTRELAQEYNRIQTLIEARNYQDAIKGLNRLVREFGASEFGDELNFALGECYFNQGEYPRALKLFQSLLEKPRYSYIKPEAMYGASLCYIMMGNYRQAQVLLEKLAKEPGYNADPRTNFALGVLYYFQRSYEQARANLDGLEMPEAKFYLGKCYAQLGNPMRALVKFKEVTDAVPNTPLALMAHFNAGLALFINRDYDGARAKFQFFLDQFSFSPLADFAHYFLGCALIAQKQYAAAIDHLMPLTRSSNNFLAAHANYFIGYAQLALGNAQEAVERFQRVRSNYPRTMVSSYAHLQLAAAMLATADTAQTLLATSQLSRMFTTGALSGVGNYLSGVIYYQLGDYRSAAEQFENILVNYSGTALREPAAAMLLMALNSSGRFDNCVALGTKYLADYPDEKSDWRPRILYSLAEGFYYTQKYSEADDYYQRAFNHPAGAEIAPYARLGRCYALYHLGRLNEALSGFKGLLNARLSDTLFTVSAYLGYGYCLFNQGEYLKALDVFEALTNTFPDDSLAAVPGYFYAGYCYYQLKYYGQAVDAWTTLMNRFPLNNLKVAEAAFRTGDTYFKALEYDKALAAFGFVIEKYPFSQFAPASQALIAQCYYNRRQYLDAIREYQKFLDLYPSDAQVPGVRKSLEMSYYLAGQEDSTVMRQFLERFPQSEMAAEGQYAKGKELFDAGRFDEAIVELQKTVVNFPGSGVAGDAQLLTAESYAQLKQWPEAAQAYQKFLDYFPEHEQRSGAFFNMGIAYFNAGEYKRALQAFQTVVDSFSESEYVESAKKNIEICNKRLGAGQYDTPAEEGESGASPPSPEDVNPSTGGEKKP
- a CDS encoding biopolymer transporter ExbD; its protein translation is MKKEAPNIDILPMACVGLILVLVMMMVAPMVLTHNATPVDVPQTHTAERKTENDVTITYTADGRLYFNDEPVADFDELYSRISNEITRDPYVLVVVRADKECLHSSVLDILACARRAGASRIACATKKIAQGG
- a CDS encoding MotA/TolQ/ExbB proton channel family protein, translating into MGQSIVQIFKSSLVMVILLITSIAALALILERFWYFTRNRFNPAKGLAELRRILAQNGLPQALDWSKRQNNPLGRLFVVALENHTLSGEELSDLLYSLILEERIRYERLLGGMGTLANAATLLGLLGTVTGLIGAFGNIALTGSGGPAVVSKGIAEALFTTAFGLFIGIPVLFFYNYFSKKSSDLTMALESVAERLVVMLGRYKQPQRVERPVETKPVPSPSVVQPEVSEDTTWKF